TTccaaacatgacaaacatgccAGCGTTTCGTTTTGAAGACGCTTTGGGGGACATGAATGATTTCGTTGTAAATGAAGCTGGAAACGTAGTAAATCTTCACTTCAGCTCCTCATTATGAGTCAGACCAGGTTTTATGTGGCTCGTGGTTGTTCTCCATCTTTTGTCCATCTGAAGAGAAAAACGTCAAATATGGCGTCTGTGTTGTGACGTGAGAGCTGAGGTGCAGATGTTCTGTTGGTTTTCTGAAGGTTCTGCTGGTGCACAAAGGCAAAGGTTTCTGTGGAGGAGTGATTTATAAACCCACATGGATCCTCACAGCGTCTCACTGCCTGGAGAACACTGATGCTCAGTTCCTGAAGGTGGTCGCAGGTACGAATCCGTCTGTTCACAGTCAGTGAGCCACGGTCAGGGACACAGGACTGACCGTCTCCACCCTGCTCTTTGTCTGACAGGCGAGCACAACACGGAGGAGAACGAGGGCACGGAGCAGCTCATCCAGGTCGCTGAGATCATCATGCACGAGAACTATGTGACGGAAACTGCCAACAACGACATCGCCCTGCTTCGCCTGGCGACGCCCATCCTTTACACGCCGTACGCCGTCCCGGCCTGCCTGCCGACGCGAACCCTGGCCGAACGCGACCTCTGGGCCATCAGCCTGCACACGGTGAGCggctgggggaggaggggtgagaaCGGACCCACCTCCCAGGTCCTGCGGCGGCTGGAAGTACCGCGGATCCGGACGCAGCAGTGCGTGGAGGAGAGCGGCGTGGTGCTCACCGAGAACATGTTCTGCGCCGGATACATCGAGGGCCGGCAGGACTCGTGCAAAGGCGACAGCGGCGGACCGCTGGTGACAAAGTACAAGAAGACGGTGTTCCTGCTGGGGATCGTCAGCTGGGGGAAGGGCTGCGCCCGACCGGGCAACTACGGCATCTACACCCGGGTGTCCAACTACCTGGAGTGGATCCACAACCGAACAGCGACGTCACATCCGCCAAGAAACGACACTGAAGCTTCCTCACACAACCTGACAACCTGAGAGTTTGGCGGGAAACACAAAGTTCAGCAGCGTGAAATAATTCATATGTAAACTGTGAAACTGTTCAATTGGTAATTATATCAATGCGTCTTAAATATTTTGTACGAATAAAACAGAGAATagtgctgttttattgtttgtcagGGTTTGTGTGCTGATGCTTCAACAGTCAGTTCatgtgtttcctcttgtttccgTGTGTGTGAACTGCACGC
The sequence above is a segment of the Chaetodon auriga isolate fChaAug3 chromosome 23, fChaAug3.hap1, whole genome shotgun sequence genome. Coding sequences within it:
- the LOC143315678 gene encoding coagulation factor VII-like is translated as MWTTLVFTVVFSFSCCRPATVFLDPGQAHGVLVRTRRYNSGWLEELQRGDLKRECLEEKCSYEEAREVFEHTETTDEFWKTYNLPDSCQSNPCLNGGSCSTQGSSFTCYCLPQFSGLNCELEYLAVPDTCLLENGGCDHFCDEEEGGRRLNCSCADGYFLDVDGQSCEAEVPVACGTVPILQGENKDKQLDSRARIVGGTECPKGECPWQVLLVHKGKGFCGGVIYKPTWILTASHCLENTDAQFLKVVAGEHNTEENEGTEQLIQVAEIIMHENYVTETANNDIALLRLATPILYTPYAVPACLPTRTLAERDLWAISLHTVSGWGRRGENGPTSQVLRRLEVPRIRTQQCVEESGVVLTENMFCAGYIEGRQDSCKGDSGGPLVTKYKKTVFLLGIVSWGKGCARPGNYGIYTRVSNYLEWIHNRTATSHPPRNDTEASSHNLTT